A stretch of Myxocyprinus asiaticus isolate MX2 ecotype Aquarium Trade chromosome 42, UBuf_Myxa_2, whole genome shotgun sequence DNA encodes these proteins:
- the LOC127432518 gene encoding E3 ubiquitin-protein ligase RNFT1-like has product MKLRAKYDRKAYSEYRRVLKLTDLSDPMQPKPSPQEGNGLSLNLQPELLDRMPRAGMSSGPKTGEDVRVPMTSTSGPTGGRGATSRRARAASHSHSHVHGGTHGNYESDSSESDLESGESSNSLSELHYILRWVKKSLPFIIILCAKLVIQHALGLAVAVGLFTTFMYVNKSIQTQVFLHDRRTKLLCAWLVLFLVSSSLLVFYTFYTQSLYRCLIIANPTIDSQNFWEVLWCVGVTNFIVKFVFMGLKCLILLVPSPLMAYQRRGQWYMLIEEVGQVYQVIAPVPLWFRYLVSYDEMDTSVGLTLGILLALLYLIMKLLGLYGQWGSLQKTFQSFFSYELNGAPASLAQCREAGDICPICQADFKQPRVLVCQHIFCEECIAQWFNQEKTCPLCRTVITDKVYKWKDGATSAYLQIY; this is encoded by the exons ATGAAACTCCGCGCGAAGTATGACAG AAAAGCATATAGCGAGTACAGAAGAGTTCTTAAACTGACAGATTTGTCTGATCCGATGCAGCCCAAACCTAGCCCACAAGAGGGGAATGGGCTGTCATTAAACCTGCAGCCAGAGCTGCTTGACCGGATGCCCAGGGCTGGAATGTCCAGTGGCCCGAAAACCGGCGAGGACGTCCGGGTTCCCATGACCAGCACATCGGGGCCGACAGGTGGAAGAGGCGCGACCTCCAGGAGGGCGAGAGCAGCCAGCCACTCTCATTCTCACGTGCACGGGGGCACACACGGCAATTACGAGTCTGACAGCAGCGAGTCTGACCTGGAATCCGGAGAATCCAGCAACTCATTATCAGAACTGCATTACATCCTGCGCTGGGTGAAGAAAAGTCTTCCCTTCATCATTATTCTGTGCGCAAAACTAGtaattcagcatgccctgg GTCTGGCTGTTGCAGTTGGTCTGTTTACCACTTTTATGTATGTCAACAAAAGCATTCAAACGCAAGTATTTCTCCAC gaccgAAGGACAAAGTTGCTCTGTGCCTGGCTCGTGCTGTTCCTCGTGTCCTCCAGTCTCCTTGTGTTTTACACTTTTTACACTCAGTCACTTTATCGTTG CCTCATCATTGCCAACCCAACAATAGATTCCCAAAATTTCTGGGAGGTTTTGTGGTGTGTTGGTGTGACTAATTTCATTGTGAAGTTTGTCTTCATGGGGCTCAAGTGTCTTATTCTCCTCGTCCCCTCCCCCCTCATGGCGTACCAGCGTAGG GGTCAGTGGTATATGCTTATTGAGGAGGTGGGGCAGGTGTATCAAGTGATTGCTCCGGTCCCACTCTGGTTCCGCTACCTGGTCAGCTACGATGAGATGGACACCTCAGTTGGACTTACTTTGGGAATCTTGCTGGCTTTGCTCTACCTCATAATGAAG CTTTTAGGACTGTACGGACAATGGGGATCTTTGCAGAAAACTTTCCAGTCATTTTTCAGTTATGAG TTGAATGGAGCCCCAGCCAGTCTGGCTCAGTGCAGGGAGGCAGGAGACATTTGTCCGATCTGTCAGGCTGATTTTAAGCAGCCTCGGGTCCTCGTGTGTCAG CATATCTTCTGTGAGGAATGCATAGCGCAGTGGTTTAACCAGGAAAAGACCTGTCCCCTCTGCCGCACTGTTATCACAGACAAGGTGTACAAGTGGAAAGATGGTGCAACTTCAGCTTATTTACAAATCTACTGA